A genomic window from Xyrauchen texanus isolate HMW12.3.18 chromosome 31, RBS_HiC_50CHRs, whole genome shotgun sequence includes:
- the LOC127625147 gene encoding uncharacterized protein LOC127625147, with the protein MSAFVAHPSVRIRGTEHTYTPVLCQDEKCAGQQKGVHMHCPLCSIAEAYQDPVILRAHFRIKHVDKGIDFAGLKVLRCCNHCEIVGTIKGEKRFKGAHWHCYRCRNGFNRRDEAIKHFKTHFRNPHTTFQIQVTQNVNCRQYYGESSEAHAKAYEGLAVSFGTGGDDTSIGSILTQPILTAGSETLLTVEPKEDGERNGFPLGAEEEVGSSQHSSDGTQTLVLMDPDGQGGSVIYDTSTDILTEQEAEGIEQTLLQKRLLELHQQIDTLRQEKETMERTLQTEIKQLKEQVASLVQSNVRMFEELQAYQCPDHSQQKVVKLVESLEAQHKELLQAQLASLRREILSSAYSMPINGHKGTLELSVDPEEPQAEEISGTLTGLEDMDVQLQAEQHESSELGLEPADSIPCLESPSLDIDLPNTGLTTSKILEDKQQVTLAFMSSKKRSSVDESEETVETKVQRVC; encoded by the exons ATGTCAGCTTTTGTG GCCCATCCCTCGGTTCGTATCAGGGGAACAGAACATACATACACTCCTGTGCTGTGTCAGGATGAGAAGTGTGCAGGGCAGCAGAAAGGAGTGCACATGCACTGCCCTCTGTGTTCTATTGCAGAGGCTTACCAAGACCCTGTCATCCTGAGAGCTCACTTCCGCATCAAACATGTGGACAAAGGCATAGATTTTGCAG GCTTGAAGGTGCTGCGATGCTGTAACCATTGTGAAATTGTGGGCACAATTAAAGGAGAAAAAAGGTTTAAGGGTGCTCATTGGCACTGTTACCGCTGCAGAAATGGTTTCAACAGGAGGGATGAAGCCATCAAGCATTTTAAGACGCACTTTCGAAATCCCCACACCACATTTCAAATCCAAGTCACACAG AATGTGAATTGTCGACAGTATTATGGAGAGAGTTCAGAGGCTCATGCTAAAGCATATGAAGGACTGGCAGTGAGTTTTGGAACAGGCGGAGATGACACTAGCATTGGATCAATCTTAACCCAGCCCATTCTGACTGCTGGCTCTGAAACCCTATTAACTGTGGAGCCAAAG GAAGATGGTGAGAGAAATGGATTCCCATTGGGTGCTGAAGAGGAGGTGGGGTCTTCCCAGCATTCATCTGATGGGACACAGACTCTTGTCCTTATGGACCCTGATGGACAGGGAGGCAGCGTGATCTATGACACATCCACTGATATTCTCACTGAACAG GAGGCTGAGGGTATTGAACAGACTCTGCTACAGAAACGACTCCTGGAACTTCACCAACAGATTGACACACTACGCCAAGAGAAGGAGACTATGGAGAGGACACTACAAACTGAAATAAAACAGCTTAAAGAGCAG GTTGCAAGCCTGGTTCAGTCTAATGTAAGGATGTTTGAGGAACTGCAAGCATATCAATGTCCAGACCACAGCCAGCAAAAGGTGGTCAAACTC GTGGAGAGTCTTGAAGCTCAGCACAAAGAACTGCTGCAGGCGCAGCTAGCCTCACTCAGGAGAGAGATCCTCTCCAGTGCATACAGCATGCCAATCAATGGCCACAAGGGGACACTGGAGCTCAGTGTAGATCCAGAGGAACCGCAAGCTGAAGAAATCAGTGGCACTTTAACAGGACTGGAAGATATGGATGTTCAACTACAAGCTGAGCAGCATGAATCTTCAGAGCTGGGATTAGAGCCAGCTGATTCAATACCCTGTTTGGAGAGCCCAAGCTTGGACATAGATTTGCCAAACACTGGATTGACTACATCCAAGATTTTAGAGGATAAACAGCAAGTGACACTGGCATTTATGTCATCTAAGAAACGCAGTTCAGTGGATGAATCCGAAGAGACAGTAGAAACCAAAGTACAGAGAGTCTGTTAA